A stretch of Chionomys nivalis chromosome 2, mChiNiv1.1, whole genome shotgun sequence DNA encodes these proteins:
- the LOC130870325 gene encoding cytochrome c oxidase subunit 7B, mitochondrial-like: MLPLAKNSLNRLQVRSIQQVVARHSHQKRTPDFHDKYGNAILAAGGLFCISAWTYTATQIGIEWNLSPVGRVTPKEWRDQ; the protein is encoded by the coding sequence ATGTTGCCCTTAGCCAAAAACTCACTAAACCGTCTCCAAGTTCGAAGCATTCAGCAAGTGGTGGCAAGACACAGCCATCAGAAGCGGACACCGGATTTCCACGACAAATATGGAAATGCTATATTAGCAGCTGGAGGCCTCTTCTGTATTTCTGCATGGACGTATACAGCAACACAAATTGGAATAGAATGGAACCTGTCACCTGTTGGCAGAGTCACCCCCAAGGAATGGAGAGATCAGTAG